A genomic segment from Colletotrichum higginsianum IMI 349063 chromosome 5, whole genome shotgun sequence encodes:
- a CDS encoding OPT oligopeptide transporter, with translation MSLRKATGHKSKPAAPFPHDPDADTVALALEPLPLLAPAASSTNDSPADAEADVANLSTPSSSDQTASDPYNTTHHPRSRPSTLRSRPSALSYTSSADEHGDDTTGPILTSPVPQLDDGAMPSKPSLLRSARNDAPSYGAVSQEPSRNVSPTGIDSRTGNAHPLRYVSDTSKSTSSRFSASSKRESSRLSEELDAAALATGLEGRFGVTQAPVTTNMLEDAKSDAAEDEIQYDDYTGSEPDEDPVDNSPHEVVRASVPPTDNVTLSINTPRMWILSFLFSVLGSSTNLFFSLRYPSVAITPVIALLLVHPLGLMWDYALKYPSDPPEEFVDGVLVPEGANDRLPPRRSLNRLRRWLAQGRWNEKEHTCVYVSSNVSFGFAFATDVIVEQSKFYNQEATIPYQILLTLSTQILGYAFAGLTRRFLVRPSGMIWPGTLMSAAMFGTLHKEENRIADGWRISRWKFFYLVWFGGFAFYFLPGLLMPCLSYFNVITWFAPKSVVVANLFGVVSGLGLFPLTFDWAQITYIGSPLLVPFWAAMNVIGGLVIVMWLIAPIAYYANVFYSSYMPILSSAVFDNKGEVYDVSKILTPEFLFDREAYSKYSRVFLPITYVLSYGVQFAALAALLTHTACWHGKDILQTWKTAVAEARNEGQAVYQPVSGSSEHISPQRSLSGSRGISRSSSNLEGMMFREDVHCRLMKRYKDAPLSWYLTTFVTMLAVGIFVVEYYPIHLPWYGLLMSLGICAIFFIPNGIIMAVTNQHSSIYLICQLICGAVFPGRPIANMVFVTYGYISSAQGIKFASDLKLGHYMKIPPRIMFSVQMVATIVSSLTQIGVLNWMFANVKGICTSEAVNGFTCPIARVHFNGSILWGVVGPGEFFGPKATYRGLVWCFLIGAITPIPLWLYARKKRHSIVRKINLPVVFGSMAWIPPATGLNFSVWAVVCYVFNYLVKRRKSAWWAKYTMTMSAALDSSLAFGIVVVFFGFVYPGHMKGFKWWGTEVYKQGCDWQACSYNTVPEGGHFGPDSW, from the exons ATGAGCCTAAGAAAAGCAACTGGCCACAAAAGCAAGCCCGCGGCGCCTTTCCCTCACGACCCTGACGCCGATACGGTTGCTTTGGCTCTAGAACCTCTGCCTCTTCTTGCACCCGCAGCCAGTTCCACAAACGACAGCCCTGCCGATGCTGAGGCCGATGTTGCGAATCTTTCGACTCCCTCGTCATCCGACCAAACCGCCTCTGACCCATATAACACCACACATCACCCTCGATCCCGCCCTTCCACTCTGCGAAGCCGTCCCTCTGCCCTCTCATACACTTCGAGCGCCGACGAACATGGTGACGATACGACCGGCCCTATCCTAACATCTCCTGTCCCGCAACTAGACGACGGCGCCATGCCCTCGAAACCATCCCTCTTGCGCTCCGCGCGCAACGACGCCCCCTCTTACGGTGCCGTCTCTCAAGAGCCGAGCCGCAATGTCTCGCCCACTGGCATTGACTCGAGGACGGGGAACGCACACCCGCTCCGATACGTCTCCGACACCTCCaagtcgacctcgtcaaggtTTTCGGCCAGCTCGAAACGGGAGAGCTCGCGCCTCTCCGAGGagctcgatgccgccgctctggccaCCGGCTTGGAGGGGCGATTCGGAGTGACACAGGCTCCCGTGACAACCAACatgctcgaggacgccaagtctgatgccgccgaagacgagatACAATACGACGACTACACGGGGAGCGAGCCCGACGAGGACCCTGTCGACAACTCGCCTCATGAAGTCGTCCGCGCATCGGTACCACCGACTGACAACGTCACCCTGTCTATCAACACCCCGAGGATGTGGATATTGTCCTTTTTGTTCTCGGTACTCGGTTCTTCCACCAATTTGTTCTTTTCTTTACGATACCCCAGCGTTGCTATTACACCAGTCATCGCCTTGCTGCTAGTCCACCCGCTTGGCCTTATGTGGGACTACGCCCTCAAATATCCGAGCGACCCCCCGGAAGAGTTCGTAGATGGCGTTCTTGTCCCCGAAGGCGCCAATGACCGTTTGCCCCCGAGGCGGTCATTGAATCGTCTGCGCAGATGGCTGGCACAAGGACGGTGGAACGAGAAGGAGCATACCTGCGTCTACGTGAGCAGCAATGTGTCGTTCGGCTTTGCTTTCGCGACGGATGTCATTGTCGAGCAATCCAAGTTCTACAACCAGGAGGCCACCATTCCCTACCAAATCTTGCTTACCCTGTCGACGCAGATCCTGGGCTACGCTTTCGCGGGCTTGACTCGTCGGTTCCTGGTACGACCCAGCGGCATGATATGGCCCGGTACTCTGATGTCGGCCGCCATGTTCGGTACGCTTCACAAGGAGGAGAACAGGATCGCCGACGGTTGGAGGATTTCGAGGTGGAAGTTCTTCTACCTGGTCTGGTTTGGCGGGTTCGCCTTCTACTTCCTTCCCGGCCTTCTGATGCCCTGTCTCAGCTACTTCAACGTCATCACCTGGTTTGCGCCCAAGagcgttgtcgtcgccaacCTCTTTGGCGTTGTCTCTGGGCTCGGACTGTTCCCGTTGACGTTCGACTGGGCGCAGATCACGTACATCGGCTCGCCCCTACTGGTGCCCTTCTGGGCGGCCATGAACGTCATTGGCGGTCTCGTCATTGTCATGTGGCTCATTGCACCCATCGCCTACTACGCCAACGTTTTCTACTCGTCATACATGCCCATTTTGTCGTCCGCCGTCTTTGACAACAAGGGCGAGGTCTACGACGTGAGCAAGATCTTGACCCCAGAGTTCCTATTCGACCGAGAGGCGTACAGCAAGTACAGCCGGGTGTTCCTGCCCATCACTTACGTACTGAGTTACGGCGTGCAATTTGCCGCCTTGGCAGCTCTTTTGACGCACACGGCTTGCTGGCATGGGAAGGATATCTTGCAGACGTGGAAGACGGCCGTCGCGGAAGCTCGCAATGAGGGCCAGGCAGTCTACCAGCCAGTATCCGGCAGCTCCGAACACATCTCGCCCCAGCGGTCGCTCAGTGGGAGCAGAGGCATTTCAAGGTCTTCATCCAACCTTGAAGGTATGATGTTCCGGGAGGACGTGCACTGTCGACTCATGAAGCGGTACAAGGACGCGCCGCTGTCGTGGTACTTGACGACGTTTGTGACAATGCTTGCTGTGGGCATCTTCGTCGTTGAATA CTACCCGATTCATCTTCCGTGGTACGGGTTGCTCATGTCGCTGGGTATCTGtgccatcttcttcatcccgAACGGCATCATCATGGCGGTCACGAACCAGCACAGCAGCATTTACTTGATCTGCCAGCTCATCTGCGGCGCCGTGTTCCCCGGACGGCCGATTGCAAACATGGTGTTTGTGACATACGGCTATATTTCGTCGGCGCAGGGTATCAAGTTCGCCTCGGATCTCAAGCTCGGGCACTACATGAAGATCCCTCCGCGGATCATGTTCTCGGTGCAGATGGTGGCCACCATCGTGTCGTCTCTCACGCAGATCGGGGTACTCAACTGGATGTTTGCCAACGTCAAGGGCATCTGCACATCAGAAGCCGTCAACGGCTTCACATGCCCGATCGCGCGGGTACACTTCAACGGTTCGATTCTGTGGGGTGTGGTTGGACCAGGCGAGTTCTTCGGGCCGAAGGCGACGTATCGCGGACTCGTGTGGTGCTTtctcatcggcgccatcacGCCGATTCCCCTGTGGCTCTACGCGCGCAAGAAGAGGCACAGCATCGTCAGGAAGATCAACCTCCCGGTCGTTTTCGGATCCATGGCGTGGAtcccgccggcgacgggACTCAACTTTTCAGTGTGGGCGGTGGTTTGCTACGTGTTCAACTACCTGGtcaagaggaggaagagcgcGTGGTGGGCAAAGTATacgatgacgatgagcgCAGCATTAGACTCGAGCCTGGCTTTTGGCATTGTTGTTGTCTTTTTCGGGTTCGTCTACCCCGGGCACATGAAGGGCTTCAAGTGGTGGGGAACGGAAGTGTACAAGCAGGGCTGCGACTGGCAGGCGTGTTCATACAACACGGTGCCTGAAGGAGGGCATTTTGGGCCCGACTCTTGGTGA
- a CDS encoding Acetyltransferase, with protein sequence MAPTKQASHLPTLLRSPTHPILLRTMEPRDAAALSAVLSDPENTKYDPHASAISPEVARVVIDRMRESAAVPTVLDDATGRVASGPGRVNLVIVYVDGVENTVGVEGCEGVVVGLGGFGGIDEHEEEVEEKDGDGKAMRVKVRVGDVGAMVNPGFRGRGFATEAIRLAVEWAFTRVEDGGPQFDRVTATMGEANKAMVGLVERKFGWKGVARPGEEEGGGEIFFEVGPRDWKK encoded by the coding sequence ATGGCACCGACAAAACAAGCATCCCACCTCCCGACGCTCCTCCGCTCGCCGACCCACCCGATTCTCCTCCGCACGATGGAGCCccgtgacgccgccgccctctcggCCGTGCTCTCGGACCCGGAAAACACAAAGTACGACCCGCAcgcctcggccatctcgcccGAGGTCGCCCGGGTCGTCATCGACCGCATGCGCGAGAGCGCAGCGGTGCCAACCGTGCTCGACGACGCTACGGGGCGGGTCGCGAGCGGGCCGGGAAGAGTGAACCTTGTCATCGTGtacgtcgacggcgtggaGAACACGGTCGGGGTCGAGGGGTGCGAgggcgttgtcgtcgggctcggcggGTTCGGCGGGATTGACGAGcacgaggaggaggtggaggagaaAGACGGAGACGGGAAGGCGATGAGGGTGAAGGTGAGGGTCGGCGACGTGGGCGCGATGGTGAACCCCGGGTTCCGGGGCCGGGGCTTCGCGACGGAGGCGATCCGGCTGGCGGTCGAGTGGGCCTTCAcccgcgtcgaggacggcgggcCGCAGTTCGACcgggtgacggcgacgatgggcGAGGCGAACAAGGCGATGGTCGGGCTCGTGGAGAGGAAGTTTGGGTGGAAGGGGGTCGCGAGgcccggcgaggaggagggcggcggagagATCTTCTTCGAAGTCGGGCCGAGGGACTGGAAGAAGTGA
- a CDS encoding Ph signal transduction protein gives MGTADALSPVPKMQPAHGYHNHARALHSATFLLVLLFILIQVVRSREGAFEVIDTDALVPLIKPVAGNTHRDAMYLREFAERHSLTQNISWLSRRIKVVPDAPQRLPLANMAQPFAESEFQNVRWDDEGLSLDAQGAANLLSVTKSPKPGAVDASDLIFGISTSYDRLTYENDSLIKDWQRWLTNGRGSSNGATAVVTLHEASSREAWEIYEKLHGAGIDATVIPLQESVEKESRYLDMITILLDVSEALAEQGHPKRYFGLVDDDIFFPTPGQLISRLSRFDAANPYYIGLPSERSDWAVHNDTAVTHGGGAIFFTPPAALIVSHVPCRSAEGLTGNNTAWDRLLRDCVMKHTDLPFHVLPSFYSPTDALYSIQAASYDLGVSPLTLRHARSRHRFTPSPAHLVTAVCGEACFFQRFCFGDEWILVNGYSLTHYSAGFEVVPMASDAKLLGAMQYGQDADLPLGEGIVLGETGERKEVVTWKGMRNVWLFLDAGVGARGEVWQAYVKRRGGSGFMTGEVEDEDGDADHLDSVVVLVWET, from the coding sequence ATGGGTACTGCAGACGCCCTATCCCCGGTTCCCAAGATGCAACCCGCCCACGGGTACCACAACCATGCCAGGGCGCTACACTCCGCCActtttcttctcgtcctttTGTTTATCTTGATCCAAGTCGTGCGGAGTCGCGAGGGCGCCTTCGAAGTCATCGACACCGACGCCCTTGTTCCGCTGATCAAGCCGGTGGCGGGTAACACTCATCGTGATGCCATGTACCTGCGCGAGTTCGCCGAGAGGCATAGTCTCACGCAAAACATCTCATGGCTCTCCCGGAGAATCAAGGTGGTACCGGACGCCCCCCAGAGGCTTCCATTGGCAAACATGGCGCAACCATTTGCGGAAAGCGAGTTTCAAAACGTCCGCTGGGATGACGAGGGGCTCAGCCTGGACGCCCAAGGAGCCGCAAACCTGCTTTCCGTGACGAAGAGCCCCAAGCCCGGTGCCGTCGATGCCTCCGATCTGATTTTCGGAATCTCAACGTCCTACGATCGTCTCACCTACGAGAACGACTCTCTCATCAAAGACTGGCAGCGGTGGCTCACGAACGGCCGGGGGTCCTCCAACGGGGCTACTGCCGTCGTGACACTGCACGAGGCCTCAAGTCGGGAGGCCTGGGAGATTTACGAGAAGCTGCACGGGGCTGGGATAGATGCCACGGTGATACCTCTCCAGGAAAGCGTGGAGAAAGAGTCGAGATATCTGGACATGATCACCATCCTCCTGGATGTCAGCGAGGCCCTGGCTGAGCAGGGGCATCCGAAGAGGTACTTTggtctcgtcgacgacgacataTTCTTCCCTACTCCGGGACAGCTCATCTCGAGACTGTCAAGGTTCGATGCCGCAAACCCCTATTACATCGGCCTCCCCAGCGAGCGTTCGGACTGGGCTGTCCATAACGACACGGCAGTCACCCACGGTGGTGGGGCGATCTTCTTCACCCCCCCGGCGGCACTCATCGTCTCCCACGTCCCGTGCCGCTCAGCTGAGGGCTTGACCGGAAACAACACGGCATGGGACAGACTCCTCCGCGACTGCGTCATGAAGCACACCGACCTCCCCTTCCACGTCCTCCCGAGCTTCTACTCGCCAACCGACGCCCTTTACAGCATTCAGGCCGCAAGCTacgacctcggcgtctcCCCGCTAACCCTCCGCCACGCCAGGTCCCGCCACCGCTTCACCCCGAGCCCGGCGCACCTAGTGACGGCCGTTTGCGGCGAGGCCTGCTTCTTCCAACGCTTCTGCTTCGGCGACGAATGGATCCTCGTGAACGGGTACTCGCTCACGCACTACAGCGCGGGCTTCGAAGTCGTGCCCATGGCGAGCGACGCGAAGCTCCTCGGAGCGATGCAGTACGGCCAGGACGCGGATCTGCCGCTCGGCGAGGGAATCGTACTGGGCGAGacgggggagaggaaggaggTCGTGACGTGGAAGGGCATGAGAAACGTCTGGCTGTTCCTGGACGCTGGTGTCGGGGCGAGGGGAGAGGTGTGGCAGGCGTATGTGAAGAGGAGAGGCGGGTCGGGCTTCATGACCGGGGAGgtggaagatgaagatggcgatgCAGACCACCTTGATTCTGTCGTTGTGTTGGTGTGGGAGACATAG